AAGGCTGTAAAAGACATGACCGTTAAAACAATTGCGGTAAACAAAGCAAAGCACAATGCCGCGAACCAGATGGTTTGTGGAATGGCTAAAGGGGTCTGCAACGGCGTGATGGATTTACTGCTATATTCAATGGCATCTGAAACCAAGCCGAAGGCGAAGTAACAGATGACGGCGAGAAACCCTGCTGTAAGAACCATGCTTAAGGCATCAAGAATACGCTGAATTTTAATGGACAGCTTATTATAGATAAAATCAATACGTATATTTGCCCGGGTGAGGAGTGCATAGGAATAGGCACATGCCGTTGAAATGGCAAACACATACCCAGAAATCTCATCCGCGCCCGCGATCGAGATATTCAGCAGCTTCCGGGTGATAACATCATAGGTCACCAGAAAGGCAGCTGATAACAATGCCCAACCGCCGACTTGCACAATAATATGAATGAATAAGTTTATTGGTTTGAACATTGGTTTTCTCAGCGCTTCCTGAAAGATGAATTTCCAGATACCCGATCCGGATCGACGCGCCAAGCATCGATCCGGTGAAGGATGGGTTGGTTTACTTGGCCACCGCTTTCATATTAAGAACTTTACCGACAGTGGCGTTCCAGTTGTCAGCACATTCTTTACCGCACCGTTCAGCCCAACGCGCTAGAACCACGTCATTTGCAACCTTGTCACGGGCAGCCAGATCAGCTTCAGTGGGTTCAACCAATGTCATGCCACCCAAAGGAGCATCTTTTCCGATCGGGCATTCATTGCTGGTCAGGCAGGCAATTGCAACATCATCTTCTTTCGCCGTTGCGGCCCACATTTCATCTGTCAACTTGTCAAGACGGGCTTTCATGTCTGTTTGTTGCGTTTCAGACATAGAGTTCCATTTGTCCATATTCATCGCACCAAATGCGAGGCCCCAACCAACACGCATTGAATATACGTATTTTGCGGCCTGATACCATTTCGCCGTGTAGGCAGACATGGTTCCGGTAATCGCACAGTCAACGACGCCTTTTTCAAGCGCAGGAATCACTTCACCAAACGACACGGTCACAGATGTTCCGCCCACGCCTTCTACAAAATCACCAAGAGATGTAGCATAAACACGGATTTTTTTGCCTTTTAGATCACCAATGCCGGAAATTGGGTTTTTGCAATATAAAATTTGGCTGGGAAAAGGATAAAGTTGCAGCAGTTTTGCATTGTAATATTTCGCGAATGCTTTTTCCAAGGTTGGGAAAGAGGCTTCCGCTACTTTGCGCTGAGTGACAATATCTTGCGTAACAGAAGAAAGGTCGCCCCCTTCAAACACGGCATTCTCAGCCGCAACATATCCCGGAAGACCGTATGCATAATCAAACACACCGGATTTCAGCATACGCATCACTTCAAAGCCTTTCAGGCCAAACTCTGAATATGACCCGATTGTCGCAATCACGCCACCTTTGGTTTTCTTCGCAATACCCCGCCAGAAAGGGGCTTCCCGATCATTGTAATTGGTCATGCTATTCCATGTACCAATCACGCTCATTTTAGTCGGTGCATCAGCAGCCTGCGCGCTCGCTCCCATGGCGAGTGCTGTTGCAAAACCTGCCGCAACGCCCACCGTTTTCAATGATTTCAACATATTTAGTCTCCCTATTATTAAATACTATTTCAAACGTTAGTGTAGGTTGGTATTAAATTGTTCGCGTCCCGCACCGGCCCCCCGAATATCAGTGATCAGCATATGGCCGGGGGCGTGTGTAATACAGATTGAAGGCTTTGCATTCCGAATGGCGACTTGCGGTGTAACGCCACACGCCCAAAAAACGGGCACTTCGCCTTCTTTTATCTCTGTAGGATCTCCAAAATCTGGAATATTTACATCCTCGATCCCAATGGCGGACGGATCCCCGAAATGGATGGGGGTGCCATGGGCTTCTGGAAAACGACTGGTAATTTCTACTGCACGAATGGCGTCCTTCACGGTCATCGAACGCATTGAGACGACAAATTCACCCTTAAAAGGCCCCGCTTCGACTGCCTGAATGTTTGTCCGGTACATCGGCACCGTTTTGTTTTGGATGATATGACGAAGCGGAATGCCGTCCATCATCAAAGCGTCTTCAAACGAAAAAGAACACCCTAATATAAAGCTAACGAAGTCATCCCGCCAGTATCCTCGTATATCATCAACCTGTTCAATAAGGTTGCCGTTTTCAAAGATCTTGTATTGAGGCACATCTGTCCGGATATCGATATCGTCGCCGAGCGTGTGCAAGATTGGATCGCCTGTTTCAGATACCCCCACCAAAGGACAGGGCTTTGGATTTCGTTGGCAAAAACGCAAAAAATCTGTCGCATATTCCGCAGGAAGAATAGCCAGGTTCCCCTGAATAAAGCCTCCGCCCAGACCAGCAGTCCCGCCGGTAAAGGATTTGTTGCGAATGGCGGCGCGGACTTCTTTAGGAGACGCCGTGCGCAATTGTTCCTGAATATCCATCATCACCGTTCCCTCACTGCTCTGTAATTTTTGCTCTGATATTCTTTGAAGCGAACCATTACATAGCGGATCAATAAAAGCGAACTAGATTTTTCTTACCCATTTGATAGGTTTTAGTTATCAGCTAACCACAATAGTCATGTGCAACATCCGCTGCCAGTGTTGCCATTTTCTCTGCCAGCGGGTTGAAAGGCTCCCTTGGGTATGATGCAGTAAAGACCAGATCGGAAGGTTCCCAAGTACTTGAAATTTTCCGCAAACGCTTCTGATCAACCTCCTCGTTTATCAGGGCGAGAGGCAGCATGCCGATCCCCAACCCGTCCAGCGCCATCCGTTTACACGCAGCAAGAGACGTCGACGGGAACAGCCTCGAAACTTCAATATCTTCCTGTTTGGATACCGCCTGCACCTCAGCAAAAGGGCGGGTATTCCGGGCATAGGTAATAACTGGTTTTTCCAGTATTGTCTGTAAAGGCACCACACCTTCGGGCAGTTCAATTTCCGGGCTGCAAACCCAAGCAAGCTCAAAAGAGCACAAATCAACATTTTGAATACTGAACTCTGAGATTGGGCCCATCAAAAATGCAAGATCAAGGGACCGGCTAACCAGCTCGTTTCGCATATTTGCCGTAACATCCACCGTCAATTCGATATCAACATTTGGGAAACTGTGATGGACATGCTGAAGAAAATCAGAAAGCCACGTATGAACAATCGTTTCTGAGACCCCTAACCGCAACATTCCTGATAAAGAATTTGTTTCACAGGCTCTTTCCTTGAAGCGATCGGCCATTACCAGCATTTTCTGGGCATAAGGCAGGAGCTCCACCCCCTTGGATGTGAGTTCAAATTTCCCGGCGTGACGTGAAAACAGTTCAGTGCCCAGCGATTGTTCAAGAGCGACAATGCGCGAAGAAACAGCAGGTTGACTTGTATACAGCTTTTTCGCAGCTTTCCGAAAACTACCAAGTGTCGCAACCCAAACAAATGTCTCTAATTGCTTAAAGTTCATCCAACTGAGCCGCCTGCTTTATGTCGGACATTCGATCCGATGATGTTCCTGTTTCAAGTATGCAGTGTGCATTGTTTTTATACGCTTGTCATCAGGGAAGGTCCCGCCCCTGAAGTTGGCCTATCGCTTTAACTTGCTACGCCTGATCCCCGGAAAGACTGCGTTGTCCCATACGAAGCCGCAGATCGCCCCATCTGTCCCAGCATATCGCCTGCTTAAAAGTGGGAAGCGATTGAAAACTTTTAAAGATTCAGTCTTCATTGTTCACCATTTAGTTGCAAACTGGTCCATTTTATTCAATGGTGTTTCAACAAGAAACAGGAGGGGCTCCCTCCCTAAATAATTATAGGCAAGTTTGATTGAGTCTCACAATATGCAAGACGTAATGGAAAAACCTGCGGCAACACCCGCAAACGGATTTACTGAGTTTTTCAAAAGCAACAATATTTTTCCCGGCTTAAATGATGACCAATTGAAAATTATTGCAGAAAACTGTTCAGTTGAACGATACCAAAAAGGCGATTTAATACTGCAATCTGAACAGGAATATAGCGCCCTATTAATTCTTTTCCACGGAACCGTCGATGTCGTTTTGGAGAGCTCTGGAAATACACAGAAATTTGTAATCGCCACTCTTGAAGCTGGCACTCATTTCGGCGAAAAAGGCTTTATGGAAATGGGCGGCGCGGCCGCAAACGTAATTGCATCAGAGCCAGTAACCGTTCTGTCTATTCAGCGAGACATTGCCAATAAATTAGACATTTATCAAAGCATGATAAAAAGCATTGCCACCGTTCAGACCCATCGAATGCAGCATGCAAATTCAAGACATGCAGAAGCCCTTAAGGCCGCATTTGATCGCCAGATTGAGCAAAATTCCTTCGGCCGATTTTATATTGCAACAATCCTGCTTTTCGCTATTTCGAGTTTCTTTCCCGACTATACCCATGAGTCCCCGTCATTTCAGCTGGCGATCCGATGGGTATATCTGCTCCTTGTTCTTTTCCCCGCTATTTATGCGATAAAACAACAGAATGTTCCAATGTCCGTCTTTGGAATTACAACCAAAGGATGGCAGAAGTCTCTATTTGAGAGTATTCTGGTCAGTATTGCATTTCTACCCGTTCTCATTCTCTTCAAAATCTACAACGCGCCTCCCGACCAGCCTGTTTTCAGTTGGGACACCCTGAAAGCCTTCAGTAGTGTGCAATTGGCTATCCACATTATTACGTATGTCCCCCATTCTGCGATACAGGAGTTCATTGCGCGAGGGGTCGGCCAAGGATCGCTTCAACGGTTTATGCCAGAAGCGCATTTTATGAAGCCGATTGTAATCACCAGTCTGCTTTTTGGAATTTTACACCTGCATCTTTCGATTAAAGCTGCAGTCTTCACCTTCTTGGTAAGCCTGTTATTCGGGTACTTGTATTACCGGCATAAGACACTCGTCGGCGTTTTTGCCCTCCATGTAGTTCTGGGGGTTTCCGCAACAGCTTTGGGTTTGATCTAGGAGGCATCATGGATTGGTTATTTAAGCTGGTGGTGCTTTACGTCGCCCTGACAATCCTTGCGATTGTCACCCTCTATCTGACGGCCTTGCCCGATAGCTCGGACGCGACAGGATTTTCCCAACTGACAATAGCCCATCGGGGCGATGGATTGAATTTTCCAGAAAACTCGCTACCGGCGATCAAAGGGGCAAAAAAGCTAAATGCCAATGCAGTTGAAGTTGACGTAATGATGTCCTCTGATGGCGTTCTGGTCGCGATGCATGACCCCACACTTGACCGCACCACAAATGGAAGTGGCCTCGTTGCCGATCATACATTCGTTGAACTTTCCAAGCTACGCCTCAAAGGGAATTCAGATGCCTCTATTCCATCGCTCGAAGAAGTCGTTCAATTAATCCAGGAACTCGATTTAAAGCTGGAAATCGAAATGAAGACTGAAATTGAAAGAAAATATGAGGCTTCCGTCAAGGTTGCGCAGCTCTTTGAGAAATACAAACTGGAAAAACAAGCTTTTGTTTCTTCGTTTGATCCCCGTTTCTTATATTATTTGCGTTCCGAAAACCCAAAGATCGTGACCGCTTTAGCCATTAAACGCCATCCACCCTATCACAAGCTCATCGAATTTATCATTCGCCGTGACGGTTTCGTCGACTATTTAGGGGCTGGTATTATCGAGCCGTCAGTCGATATTGCGGATAGCGCCTTTATTGAAAAATGGCTAGCAAAAGGAAAGGTGATCAATGTATGGACAGTGAATTCACAGCGGGAAAAAGCTGTCTTCAAAAATCAGCCCATCACGATCACTACAGATTGCCCCGGCAGCTATTGCTAGAATACGGGGCTGAGCGAAGCAGGTAACATCAAGAACAATCACTGACGATATCGCGGGTTTTAGAGGGATCGTAACTCAGAGGAAGCGTCGCGGCGTTGCAAGATTTGGCTACCGCCGCCGCTCTGAAAACTGCACATTACATTGTCCTCAATCGGTTCAATAAATCCTTGAATAAGATGTAATCGACGTTGGAAAATGGCGCTCACTCTAGAATGGATGAAAAGGAAAAACCACGCCCACTCCAATCGCTGTTCCGCTCCCTGTCGTCCCCCTGACGAACTTCACTAATTTCCCCGGAGCAAAGCACAGGATGAAGGTTCACACATATATTTGGTTCCCCGGAATGTATTGCGCAGCGGCGGTTGCTTGGCATTTACACGTAAACGTTACGGCGAGAAAATTACTACTGACCCAATCTCCACCGATACGAAAGACCTCATATTCCTGACATCCTTTCCCCTCTTCATATTCTTCAACATGCTGTTCGGTTCAACGCTTGGTCTAAACCGGGTTGTCGGGATGCAGTAGATCTTTTAGCCGAACGAGGTCTGGACATATCTTACGAGGCAGTACGATGATGGTTTCTAACATTTTGCACGCCAATAGTCAGAAGCCCAAGATCCTCTCGCCCTCCTTTCAATGACGAATGGCATCTGGATGAAATGGTTATTGTTAATCGAGGAAAGTGTCGTTGACTGCGGCGCTATTGACAGTGAGGGCAAAGAGATGGATTGCCACTTACAATCCAAACCAAACACCAAACCTGCTTTGAAACTGAAATCGCATTAAAAGGCATACCGAGGTTTGTGTTTAGCCGCCGAACACACTGACAGCAAATAGTTGAACATAAGGGCGGAACCTGCTCATCTCCCGGCAGGAAAAAAACCAAAAAAAATGCAGAAGTTTAAACAATCAGTATCTGCTCTGAGATTTCTCAATCTTCTCTCAACCACTTACAATAGCTTTTACGTCCCACGCCACTTAATCAATCGACTAAAATTCTAGCAACGTTGTGCTAACGCTTTTCGTATTTGGACGAATGCATCTGCATCTGTTTACAAAGTTTTTTGCCAATTCTCTGTGTCGCCAGAAAGTTAATGTGACGTCATCAGCAACCTTACCCTTGATGTCCACCATTGCCTGTTTTGAAAATGCTTTATGTGAAAACGTTAATATCTCGCTCCCGCCCAATTCAATTATTGATATACATCTGATTTCCGTCACTTCGTCCTGCAAAACCGCATTTCACACAATAAAATTCTAATTCATCCTGGAGAGAGATGAATGACCGGCAGGGCGGGTTTTTGTTGGTAAACTAGCTCAGAGAAACCCTCTGCGCCGGATAAAGAGAGTTGAGCTTGAGGGTATAAAAGGATGTCTTTGGACTTTTTACTTCTTTGACGCCCTGCCAGCGGCTGGCGAGGTCTTTGTCGATACCCATCAGGTCAAGAGGCCGGCAACGGAATGATTGACAATATCATCGTTGCTTATGGGATGAGTCTCGAAGGCCGGCTTGCCGTACGGTATCGCTGAACATCTGTTCTGGTTTTATAAGGAGGCCACCCGGACCGCCCGTATGAAAGAGACGAAGAACCTCCAGTTTTGATACGCCCAGACTATCAAGAACGGAAGATCCTAGTCTATGGATGTCACCGGACGTACTTTTGACAAGGGCGATTGAGGGAACCAGTTGGCAGCGGTACGGATCAAATGGGGCATACCTTCAATGGTCATAGTCCCAAGTTCGAGAGCATCTTTAACCGTGGCATCGCCCATCCAGACCGAGATTAGGCAATCAAGGCTTGATGTTAGATAAACATCCACTTCAAGTCCCGGATCGTCCATACATAGATCAACGGTATTCTCTCTTGCGACGACCCACCAACGGGAATAACTATCATGATCCTTAAATTTCACATAAAGGACTGTGTTCCCGTCGGGAAGAGCATCGGCATTCAATGTGCGGTGGAAATCCCACATAAAACCGCTAATATCATAGTCTTCTTCACCAATCCGACGACGGCGCCACCGCAGTCCCCATACTGCCATATATTCCACAATAGGCCCCAATTCCCGGCCTGAACGGGTGAGACGATATTCCTTGGTACGACCGGTCGCGCCTGATTTACGAACAATCAGATCATTGACTTCAAGCATCTTGAGGCGCTTGCTCAAAACGGTTGGAGACAGCCGAGGCAGAGCCCGTTGAAAATCATTGAACCGCGTGGTGCCCAAAAACAACTCTCTGAGGATCAATAAAGTCCACTTATCCCCGAGTAATCCGGCAGAGGAGATGGCCGGGCACAAACTTCCGGTTTTGATTTTGAGATTATCTTGCATTCGAAGACGCTAACATTCATTCCGCGTCGTTACAACTACTCTAAATGTAGTTGATTGCTACCAATTGAATAGCCGATTGCTACTGCCTCCGCAGTATCTTGCCGACAGGCCGGCCCCTATTCTTTGCCCCACATTTAATAGGAGGGCATAATGCTAGCAGACCACAAAAACATTATTGAAACCCATAGACAACACGGCCAAAACAGTGTCCGTCGCCTGCAAGCCCCATTGAGGGAAGAATATGAAAAGGATCCAAACGCGGCGTGGATTATCGATAGCGCACGAGCCTCGTCCGATCAGGTGAACCCGAACTATCCTGTCCATGGCCACGTAGTTTTTGGCACCGGCGTACCGGCCAGCCAGGCAATTTCCGCCCATAAAGCGGTCGGCGGGGAGAGTGATTTTCCCTGTCCCGGGGAGGCCTTGGCCGCGGCCATCGCTAGCTGCCTTGATATCTCGACCCGCATGGTGGCAAACCTGCTCGGGATCAAATTGCTCCATTTGGAAGTAACTGTCGATCTGGGCATCGATGTGCGCGGAACCCTGATGATGGACCGCACTGTCCCTGTTGGTTTTCAACAAGTGGATATTGCTTATAATCTGAAAGCTGCCAATGACGTGACGGAGGAGCAACTGCAAACTCTGATGACTGCGGCAGAACGGAGTTGTGTCATACTGGAAACCGTAAAAAATCCGCCCAGGATCAGTGTTCAGCGCAATGCGTATTTTAAATAAAGCGCGCTTTTTCAAGTCCAAGACACTTTAACATCTAACCAAAATAAACTTACAATGAGAGGACGCCTGCTATGGGTCGTGCGCTTACATTTTCATACGGCATTGCTGTCTACGGGATCTTCTTCGGGGCTTTTCTGTATTCCATCGGATTTGTTGGTAGTCTGATAGTTCCCAAAAGCATTAATTCAGGTCCTGAAGACACCCTTTTATTCTCCCTTGCCGTCAATATTGCCTTACTGAGCATCTTTGCTCTTCAGCATTCAGTGATGGCGCGCCCCGGTTTCAAGAGGGTCTGGACGCAGATCATTCCCCAATCCATTGAACGCAGCACCTATATCCTACTGACCAGTGGTGCACTTTGCCTGATTTTTGTCGGGTGGCAACCCATCACCCACGTGATCTGGGATGTCTCTGGCACATCACTCGGCCTTGGACTTCAGGTCACTTTTTGGACAGGCTGGCTGATCGTGCTGACCGCTACCTTCATGATTGATCACTTCGAGCTTTTTGGATTGAAACAGGTTTTTAGCCATTTGACGAAACGGGAATTTGAACAAAGCGGTTTTCAAAAACGCTTTTTATACCGGCTGGTGCGCCATCCCATCATGACCGGTTTTCTGATCGCTTTTTGGGCAACACCTACCATGACCGCCGGCCATTTACTGTTCGCCTGCGTAACAATCGCCTATATCTATATCGCGGTGACCCATTTTGAAGAAAAGGACCTGGTCGACCAAATTGGAGATGACTATAAAAACTATCAAAAAGATGTGGGATCCTTTATCCCGGGGATTGGTCGGAAACGGAAATAGAGATGGCGTTCTGATCTTAGCGTTCTGGTGTCAATAGGGCAGCCACGATCCCCGGCCACCGTCGCTACAGGGTTTTTCTGAAATTCTGGATACCATCAATCATCGATTGGACGAACAGACCCCCTAGTGCCGGGGCAGTTTGGACTTGTCGTAAAAAAATGAACAGGGCCTCCAAAAGAATTATTGATATACTTGTGTGATTTTTGTTTTCGGGAGTGGGATTTTGCTCGGGGCGTTGCCCCTGCCTGCACCTGAGCAGCTGACGCTGCTTGTTGTGAACCTTTCCAGCCTTTGCGTTGCAAAGCCTGGCTGAGTTTCTCATGCTATTCCAGAGTAACAAAATGCAAAAAGGCCATCCTGTTGGATGACCTTTTTTTCATTTGGTTGCGGGGGTAGGATTTGAACCTACGACCTTCAGGTTATGAGCCTGACGAGCTACCGGGCTGCTCCACCCCGCGGTTGTGTAGAGTGTTATAGCAAAAAACACCCATTTGGGTGTTTTTTTGTTTGACGTTGTGAGAGGTTAATATCTGTCTTTCGCAGGCCTGGCGGCGACCTACTCTTCCGTGCCTTAAGACAAAGTACCATCGGCGCTGGGAGTTTTCACTGCCGAGTTCGGGATGGGATCGGGTGCGGGCCTCCCGCCATAGCCACCAGGCCGGCGAAAGACAGATATAAATTACATCCGGAGGGCTTCGTTGAGGGAAGCGCCTCGTTTATTGAGTGTCTGTTTTGACTACTGTGCATGAACGTGCTCAGATCAAACTCTATCGAGTGATTAGTACTGGTCAGCTCCAAGTGTTGCCACTCTTCCACCT
This region of Sneathiella aquimaris genomic DNA includes:
- a CDS encoding LysR family transcriptional regulator translates to MNFKQLETFVWVATLGSFRKAAKKLYTSQPAVSSRIVALEQSLGTELFSRHAGKFELTSKGVELLPYAQKMLVMADRFKERACETNSLSGMLRLGVSETIVHTWLSDFLQHVHHSFPNVDIELTVDVTANMRNELVSRSLDLAFLMGPISEFSIQNVDLCSFELAWVCSPEIELPEGVVPLQTILEKPVITYARNTRPFAEVQAVSKQEDIEVSRLFPSTSLAACKRMALDGLGIGMLPLALINEEVDQKRLRKISSTWEPSDLVFTASYPREPFNPLAEKMATLAADVAHDYCG
- a CDS encoding OsmC family protein, whose translation is MLADHKNIIETHRQHGQNSVRRLQAPLREEYEKDPNAAWIIDSARASSDQVNPNYPVHGHVVFGTGVPASQAISAHKAVGGESDFPCPGEALAAAIASCLDISTRMVANLLGIKLLHLEVTVDLGIDVRGTLMMDRTVPVGFQQVDIAYNLKAANDVTEEQLQTLMTAAERSCVILETVKNPPRISVQRNAYFK
- a CDS encoding winged helix-turn-helix transcriptional regulator, which produces MQDNLKIKTGSLCPAISSAGLLGDKWTLLILRELFLGTTRFNDFQRALPRLSPTVLSKRLKMLEVNDLIVRKSGATGRTKEYRLTRSGRELGPIVEYMAVWGLRWRRRRIGEEDYDISGFMWDFHRTLNADALPDGNTVLYVKFKDHDSYSRWWVVARENTVDLCMDDPGLEVDVYLTSSLDCLISVWMGDATVKDALELGTMTIEGMPHLIRTAANWFPQSPLSKVRPVTSID
- a CDS encoding TRAP transporter substrate-binding protein gives rise to the protein MLKSLKTVGVAAGFATALAMGASAQAADAPTKMSVIGTWNSMTNYNDREAPFWRGIAKKTKGGVIATIGSYSEFGLKGFEVMRMLKSGVFDYAYGLPGYVAAENAVFEGGDLSSVTQDIVTQRKVAEASFPTLEKAFAKYYNAKLLQLYPFPSQILYCKNPISGIGDLKGKKIRVYATSLGDFVEGVGGTSVTVSFGEVIPALEKGVVDCAITGTMSAYTAKWYQAAKYVYSMRVGWGLAFGAMNMDKWNSMSETQQTDMKARLDKLTDEMWAATAKEDDVAIACLTSNECPIGKDAPLGGMTLVEPTEADLAARDKVANDVVLARWAERCGKECADNWNATVGKVLNMKAVAK
- a CDS encoding putative hydro-lyase, which produces MMDIQEQLRTASPKEVRAAIRNKSFTGGTAGLGGGFIQGNLAILPAEYATDFLRFCQRNPKPCPLVGVSETGDPILHTLGDDIDIRTDVPQYKIFENGNLIEQVDDIRGYWRDDFVSFILGCSFSFEDALMMDGIPLRHIIQNKTVPMYRTNIQAVEAGPFKGEFVVSMRSMTVKDAIRAVEITSRFPEAHGTPIHFGDPSAIGIEDVNIPDFGDPTEIKEGEVPVFWACGVTPQVAIRNAKPSICITHAPGHMLITDIRGAGAGREQFNTNLH
- the mddA gene encoding methanethiol S-methyltransferase — its product is MGRALTFSYGIAVYGIFFGAFLYSIGFVGSLIVPKSINSGPEDTLLFSLAVNIALLSIFALQHSVMARPGFKRVWTQIIPQSIERSTYILLTSGALCLIFVGWQPITHVIWDVSGTSLGLGLQVTFWTGWLIVLTATFMIDHFELFGLKQVFSHLTKREFEQSGFQKRFLYRLVRHPIMTGFLIAFWATPTMTAGHLLFACVTIAYIYIAVTHFEEKDLVDQIGDDYKNYQKDVGSFIPGIGRKRK
- a CDS encoding TRAP transporter small permease subunit translates to MARRSGSGIWKFIFQEALRKPMFKPINLFIHIIVQVGGWALLSAAFLVTYDVITRKLLNISIAGADEISGYVFAISTACAYSYALLTRANIRIDFIYNKLSIKIQRILDALSMVLTAGFLAVICYFAFGLVSDAIEYSSKSITPLQTPLAIPQTIWFAALCFALFTAIVLTVMSFTALLKSDYNRVNELIGIPSLDEEIQAELHGGEDPSQSEKHLSGKG
- a CDS encoding glycerophosphodiester phosphodiesterase, with product MDWLFKLVVLYVALTILAIVTLYLTALPDSSDATGFSQLTIAHRGDGLNFPENSLPAIKGAKKLNANAVEVDVMMSSDGVLVAMHDPTLDRTTNGSGLVADHTFVELSKLRLKGNSDASIPSLEEVVQLIQELDLKLEIEMKTEIERKYEASVKVAQLFEKYKLEKQAFVSSFDPRFLYYLRSENPKIVTALAIKRHPPYHKLIEFIIRRDGFVDYLGAGIIEPSVDIADSAFIEKWLAKGKVINVWTVNSQREKAVFKNQPITITTDCPGSYC